A single region of the Phaenicophaeus curvirostris isolate KB17595 chromosome 4, BPBGC_Pcur_1.0, whole genome shotgun sequence genome encodes:
- the EBF4 gene encoding transcription factor COE4, whose amino-acid sequence MFSVQEALPRGGLPMKEEPLPAGLPSVRWLQGTGVLDASTAAQSGVGLARAHFEKQPPSNLRKSNFFHFVLAMYDRQGQPVEIERTSFIDFVEKEREQNGEKTNNGIHYRLQLLYSNGLRTEQDLFVRLVDSVSKQAIVYEGQDKNPEMCRVLLTHEIMCSRCCDKKSCGNRNETPSDPVIIDRFFLKFFLKCNQNCLKNAGNPRDMRRFQVVVSTTVNVDGHVLAVSDNMFVHNNSKHGRRARRLDPSEAAPCIKAISPGEGWTTGGATVIVIGDNFFDGLQVVFGSVLVWSELITPHALRVQTPPRHIPGVVEVTLSYKSKQFCKGAPGRFVYTALNEPTIDYGFQRLHKVIPRHPGDPERLPKEVLLKRAADLVEALYGLPHSNQELLKRAADVAEALYSVPRTPAPLGAPAPPVLPVGSFGAPLATSLGDSPPAAEQGFSRSTGSASPPQQGFGYGGGTLAGLGVPPSPSFLNGSTATSPYAIVPSSPPLGASSSSVPPCASASAAPGLFSFSPVTMISAVKQKSAFAPVLRPQGSPTPACASGPALQDPAFEDLDKFPARPLQGLGFS is encoded by the exons CGGGGTGGGCCTGGCCCGAGCCCACTTTGAGAAGCAGCCGCCCTCCAACCTGCGGAAATCCAACTTCTTCCACTTCGTCCTGGCCATGTACGACCGGCAGGGCCAGCCCGTGGAGATCGAGCGCACGTCCTTCATCGACTTCGTGGAGAAGGAGAGG GAGCAGAACGGCGAGAAGACCAACAACGGGATCCACTACCGGCTGCAGCTGCTCTACAGCAACG GGCTGCGCACCGAGCAAGACCTCTTCGTGCGCCTCGTCGACTCCGTCTCCAAGCAG gcCATCGTCTACGAGGGGCAGGACAAGAACCCCGAGATGTGCCGGGTGCTGCTCACCCACGAGATCATGTGCAg CCGCTGCTGCGACAAGAAGAGCTGCGGGAACCGCAATGAGACCCCCTCGGACCCCGTCATCATCGACCG GTTTTTCCTCAAGTTTTTCCTCAAGTGCAACCAGAACTGCCTGAAGAACGCGGGGAACCCCCGGGACATGCGGCGCTTCCAG GTGGTGGTGTCGACGACGGTGAACGTGGACGGGCACGTGCTGGCCGTGTCGGACAACATGTTCGTGCACAACAACTCCAAGCACGGGCGGCGGGCGCGGCGCCTCGACCCCTCTGAAG CCGCCCCGTGCATCAAGGCCATCAGCCCCGGCGAGGGTTGGACCACGGGGGGGGCCACGGTCATCGTCATCGGGGACAACTTCTTCGATGGCCTCCAGGTCGTCTTCGGCTCCGTCTTGGTCTGGAGCGAG CTGATCACCCCCCACGCCCTGCGGGTGCAGACCCCCCCCCGGCACATCCCGGGTGTCGTGGAGGTCACCCTCTCCTACAAATCCAAGCAGTTCTGCAAGGGCGCCCCGGGGCGCTTCGTCTACACCG CGCTGAACGAACCAACCATCGACTACGGCTTCCAGCGCCTGCACAAGGTGATCCCGCGGCACCCCGGGGACCCCGAGCGCCTGCCCAAG gaggTGCTGCTGAAGCGAGCGGCCGACCTGGTGGAGGCTCTGTAcgggctgccccacagcaacCAG GAGCTGCTGAAGCGCGCGGCGGACGTGGCCGAGGCCCTGTACAGCGTCCCCCGCACGCCCGCGCCCCTCGgggcccccgcgccccccgtCCTGCCCGTCGGCTCCTTCGGGGCCCCCCTGGCCACCAGCCTGGGCGACTCGCCACCCGCCGCAGAGCAAG GGTTCTCCCGCAGCACGGGCAGCGCGTCGCCGCCCCAGCAGGGCTTCGGCTACGGGGGGGGCACCCTGGCCGGGCTGGGGGTGCCGCCCTCCCCCAGCTTCCTCAACGGCTCCACCGCCACCTCGCCCTACGCCA TCGTGCCCTCCAGCCCTCCGCTGGGCGCCTCGTCCTCGTCGGTGCCGCCGTGTGCCAGCGCCTCGGCCGCGCCCGGGCTCTTCTCCTTCTCGCCCGTCACCATGATCTCGGCCGTCAAGCAGAAAAGCGCCTTCGCCCCCGTGCTGCGCCCCCAGGGCTCCCCGACCCCCGCCTGCGCCAGCGGCCCCGCGCTGCAAG ATCCGGCTTTCGAGGACCTGGACAAGTTCCCGGCGCGCCCGCTGCAGGGCCTGGGCTTCTCCTAA
- the LOC138719651 gene encoding DBF4-type zinc finger-containing protein 2 homolog has translation MSVCLCVLPCPCVHPYPCVHPCPCVCVSFRVPVSIHIPVSIHVRVSVCPSVSLCPSISLCPSMSMCLCLCVLPCPCVHPRLCVSLVSVCPSVSVCPPMSPHVRVSPCVCVSPHVPSCPCVPLCPCVPVSPHVPSCPCVHLCLCVPPCPLMSVCPPVSVCPPMSPRVHVSPYFCVSPHVPCVHLSICVCVSPCVRVSLHVPVSVCPPMSLCPPVSTCPSMSLCPCVPL, from the exons atgtccgtgtgtctgtgtgtccttccgtgtccctgtgtccatccATATCCCTGTGTCCatccgtgtccgtgtgtctgtgtgtccttccgtgtccctgtgtccatccATATCCCTGTGTCCATccatgtccgtgtgtctgtgtgtccttccgtgtccctgtgtccatccATATCCCTGTGTCCATCCATGTccatgtgtctgtgtctgtgtgtccttccatgtccctgtgtccatccACGTCTGTGTGTCT ccctcgtTTCCGTGTGTccatctgtgtctgtgtgtccccccatgtcccctcatgtccgtgtgtccccctgtgtctgtgtgtccccccatgtcccctcatgtccgtgtgtccccctgtgtccgtgtgtccctgtgtccccccatgtcccctcgtgtccgtgtgtccatctgtgtctgtgtgtccccccatgtcccctcatgtccgtgtgtccccctgtgtctgtgtgtccccccatgtcccctcgtGTCCATGTGTCCCCCTATTTctgtgtgtccccccatgtcccctgtgtccaTTTGTccatctgtgtctgtgtgtccccctgtgtccgtgtgtccctccatgtccctgtgtccgtgtgtccccccatgtccctgtgtccccctgtgtccacatgtccctccatgtccctgtgtccgtgtgtccccctGTGA